A genomic region of Desulfobacterales bacterium contains the following coding sequences:
- a CDS encoding sigma 54-interacting transcriptional regulator, giving the protein MQNITYEHIFNSTSNGVIAIDASGRIVLINHQAANILQLDQKDVIAAQITNVLPLTGRLMIKCLESGQPQLGRHIVGKKISLVVSVTPIKDGNRILGAMGNFQKLQDFEDSAQQLESYRRLNVQLEAIFKSSSDGIWLCDGNGKILNINKASEKINAIKGKDVVGKNVREIVAEGLIDRSVTLEVLETGRQVSLLQNLKRTNKYLLVTGTPVFDQRGQISLVVVNERDMTQLNTMKEQLAQTRMETQRFKDELVELSLLELKEQEIIAQSEEMRQVLRVAIKLAKMEASDILILGETGTGKGLLAKFIHHYSNRKDKAFIQINCAALPETLLEAELFGYEKGAFTGARESGKIGLFELAHEGTLFLDEIGELPLSVQAKLLKYLDDHEIMRLGGIKPKKVDCTIIAATNRNLEARSRQRKFRQDLFFRLNTFVMQIPPLRERPDDIFEMVNHLLDRYNQQYRLKRRISPKAMQYLKSHSFPGNVRELKNIMKMAVLMSETDSLDEYILRNLKMPVFEQIENGQRPGSQKSLIEETSAYEKRLLQNAMTSYKTTREMARFLGINQSTVVRKMKKHALSW; this is encoded by the coding sequence ATGCAGAATATCACCTACGAGCATATCTTTAACTCGACCAGCAACGGTGTCATCGCTATCGATGCGAGCGGACGCATTGTTTTAATCAATCATCAGGCCGCAAACATTCTGCAGTTGGATCAAAAAGATGTTATCGCTGCCCAGATTACAAATGTGTTACCGCTGACCGGGCGTCTGATGATCAAATGTCTCGAAAGCGGTCAGCCGCAATTGGGACGTCACATTGTCGGCAAAAAAATAAGTCTGGTTGTGAGCGTCACGCCTATCAAGGACGGAAATCGCATACTGGGCGCAATGGGGAATTTTCAGAAATTACAGGACTTTGAAGATTCGGCCCAGCAGTTGGAATCGTATCGCCGATTGAATGTCCAACTGGAGGCGATTTTTAAATCCTCATCCGATGGCATTTGGCTGTGTGACGGCAACGGCAAAATACTCAATATCAATAAAGCCTCTGAAAAGATCAACGCCATTAAAGGCAAGGATGTTGTCGGCAAAAATGTGCGTGAAATCGTGGCAGAAGGCCTGATAGATCGATCGGTAACGCTGGAGGTATTGGAGACCGGACGGCAGGTCAGTCTTTTGCAAAACCTCAAAAGGACGAACAAATATTTGCTGGTTACCGGCACACCGGTCTTTGATCAGCGCGGGCAAATTTCTCTGGTGGTGGTCAACGAACGTGACATGACCCAACTGAACACGATGAAAGAACAGCTGGCCCAAACACGCATGGAAACACAAAGATTTAAAGACGAACTTGTGGAATTAAGCTTGTTGGAACTGAAGGAACAGGAAATCATCGCCCAAAGCGAAGAAATGCGCCAGGTTCTAAGGGTCGCGATTAAGCTCGCTAAAATGGAGGCCTCTGATATTCTGATCTTAGGCGAAACCGGAACCGGCAAAGGACTATTGGCGAAATTTATCCATCACTACAGCAACCGGAAAGATAAAGCGTTTATTCAGATCAACTGTGCGGCGCTACCCGAAACCCTGTTGGAGGCCGAACTTTTCGGTTATGAAAAAGGGGCGTTTACCGGTGCCCGGGAAAGCGGCAAAATCGGGCTTTTTGAATTGGCCCATGAAGGCACCCTATTTTTAGATGAAATCGGCGAGCTGCCGCTTTCGGTTCAGGCTAAACTTTTAAAATACCTGGACGACCATGAAATTATGCGCCTGGGCGGCATTAAACCCAAAAAGGTAGACTGTACTATCATTGCGGCCACCAACCGTAACCTGGAAGCCCGTAGTCGTCAACGTAAATTCCGGCAGGATTTATTTTTTCGCTTAAATACATTTGTAATGCAAATTCCGCCGCTAAGAGAAAGGCCGGATGATATTTTTGAAATGGTCAATCATTTATTGGATAGATATAACCAGCAATACCGACTCAAACGCCGAATCTCCCCAAAAGCCATGCAGTATCTAAAATCACATTCTTTTCCCGGCAATGTGCGCGAATTGAAGAACATCATGAAAATGGCTGTTCTTATGAGTGAAACGGATTCTTTGGATGAATATATCTTGCGGAATTTAAAAATGCCTGTATTCGAACAGATCGAAAACGGTCAGAGGCCCGGGAGCCAGAAGAGTTTAATAGAGGAGACCAGCGCCTATGAAAAAAGATTATTGCAAAACGCCATGACCAGCTATAAAACGACGCGTGAAATGGCCCGTTTTCTGGGAATCAATCAATCGACGGTTGTTCGCAAAATGAAAAAGCACGCTCTGTCGTGGTAA
- a CDS encoding aspartate aminotransferase family protein → MDHVLWCNKHPLFLPDIAKGEGCYLYDLQGRKYLDLESGIWCLPLGHCHPQINAAIRAQSDEIMHSGYTYGNPIIEEASQAVLDILDLPDGKCVFLSSGSEAVEFGVQVIRKISDRPLVLTLSDSFLGSYGSAGKKQIEEWVLFDWQRCRTCSSSEECDPQCPYFSEIPFSRLGGFVFEPGSSSGLVRFPPKAFIQNVVKFIRQHDGFIQINEITTGLGRTGKWFGFQHYDIKPDIVSMGKGLGNGYPVSAIAMTPDIIAKLSEMGFYYFQSHQNDPLGCAAAKAVITTLQKESIIEKSKSVTEYLNDRLQQLAEKHAIIQEIRGRGLMIAIEFSDKLPDDVLSDLYAQCIQRGLILAKRPGLNVFRIDPPLIIQKEDIDQFLETFDQLLTNMS, encoded by the coding sequence ATGGACCACGTACTCTGGTGCAATAAACATCCGCTGTTTCTGCCCGATATTGCTAAAGGTGAGGGCTGTTACCTGTATGACCTTCAGGGCCGCAAATATCTCGACCTGGAATCGGGAATATGGTGCCTACCGCTGGGCCATTGCCATCCTCAAATTAATGCTGCCATCAGGGCGCAGTCCGATGAGATCATGCATTCCGGTTACACCTATGGCAATCCCATAATTGAAGAGGCATCGCAGGCGGTACTTGATATTCTAGATCTGCCGGACGGCAAGTGTGTCTTTTTGAGCTCCGGCAGTGAGGCTGTGGAATTCGGCGTTCAGGTTATCCGGAAAATTTCGGACAGGCCGCTGGTGCTCACCCTTTCCGACTCCTTTCTGGGGTCCTATGGATCAGCTGGCAAAAAGCAGATAGAGGAATGGGTCCTCTTCGACTGGCAGCGGTGCCGTACATGCAGTTCTTCAGAGGAATGTGACCCGCAATGTCCTTATTTTTCCGAAATTCCGTTCAGCCGCCTCGGGGGTTTTGTGTTTGAGCCCGGCAGTTCATCGGGTCTTGTGCGTTTTCCGCCAAAAGCATTTATTCAAAATGTCGTCAAATTTATCCGCCAGCACGATGGCTTCATCCAGATAAATGAAATCACAACCGGACTCGGACGCACCGGCAAATGGTTTGGATTTCAACACTATGACATCAAACCGGATATTGTTTCCATGGGCAAAGGATTGGGCAACGGCTATCCGGTCAGTGCCATAGCTATGACACCGGACATCATCGCGAAGTTAAGCGAAATGGGTTTTTACTACTTCCAATCACACCAAAACGATCCGCTCGGATGTGCCGCCGCAAAAGCCGTCATCACCACCCTGCAAAAAGAAAGCATCATTGAAAAGAGTAAATCCGTTACCGAATATCTCAACGACAGGCTGCAACAATTGGCTGAAAAACATGCCATTATTCAGGAAATCAGAGGCAGGGGATTGATGATTGCGATTGAATTCAGCGACAAGCTGCCAGATGATGTCTTATCGGACTTATATGCCCAATGTATTCAGCGGGGTCTTATTTTAGCAAAGCGCCCGGGATTGAATGTATTTCGCATCGACCCCCCCTTGATTATCCAGAAAGAAGATATTGATCAGTTTCTGGAAACCTTTGATCAACTATTGACGAACATGAGTTGA
- a CDS encoding tetratricopeptide repeat protein — protein MHDIASIAGKLAGVISLSAYAPYILSILRKETKPNRASWIIWAIVSTIIALSYREAGASYAFLAPVGYVIGSTIVFILSIRHGVGGWTPFDRRCLIGAAISLVLWWVFNSPMSALLINLFINLLGTLPTMRKAWYQPETESKVAWSLFSLGSIINLFAVESWTFSMAVYPVSMIFLIGMVTVPVLWTRRPRVMGNNLDWEKCPYRAEMNAEGGTVCRFGFPTFEASVKNDAPNGRLNAGDWVKKGVDLYKSGDYQKAIHAFSIAIDLDVALSEAYLTRAVAYYKLGDKKQAIKNLAVAAKLDNKNARVLLKKLTG, from the coding sequence ATGCATGACATCGCGTCGATTGCCGGTAAATTAGCCGGCGTCATATCGCTTTCGGCATATGCTCCTTATATCCTGTCGATATTGCGAAAGGAGACAAAGCCCAACCGGGCGAGCTGGATCATCTGGGCGATTGTCAGCACCATCATTGCGTTGAGCTATCGAGAGGCCGGTGCCAGTTATGCTTTTCTGGCACCCGTCGGGTATGTGATTGGCTCGACTATCGTATTTATCCTTTCCATCCGACATGGTGTCGGCGGGTGGACACCTTTTGATCGCAGATGCCTGATCGGGGCGGCAATCAGTCTGGTGCTATGGTGGGTTTTTAATTCTCCGATGAGCGCCCTGTTGATCAATCTGTTCATTAACCTTCTGGGTACCCTGCCAACAATGCGCAAAGCCTGGTATCAACCCGAAACCGAAAGCAAGGTGGCATGGAGTTTGTTTTCCCTGGGAAGCATTATCAACCTGTTTGCCGTTGAAAGCTGGACTTTTTCCATGGCCGTCTATCCGGTATCAATGATTTTTTTAATTGGTATGGTGACGGTTCCTGTATTGTGGACGAGGAGGCCCCGGGTTATGGGCAATAATTTGGACTGGGAAAAATGTCCGTATCGTGCCGAAATGAATGCGGAAGGCGGAACGGTATGCAGATTCGGGTTCCCAACTTTTGAAGCGTCCGTAAAAAATGACGCGCCAAACGGCAGGTTGAATGCAGGCGATTGGGTCAAAAAGGGCGTCGATTTATATAAATCTGGTGATTATCAAAAAGCAATTCATGCCTTTTCAATCGCTATTGATTTAGATGTAGCTTTATCTGAGGCTTATTTAACCCGGGCAGTGGCTTACTACAAACTTGGGGATAAAAAACAGGCGATTAAAAACTTGGCGGTTGCAGCAAAGTTAGACAATAAGAATGCGCGCGTCTTGTTGAAGAAGCTCACCGGTTAG
- a CDS encoding trimethylamine methyltransferase family protein, translating to MAKYGTKSGFDSMTTSGLKLLSNDELDTLHYATLQVLKKTGIKVESQQATDLFQSGGAEVQQSDGHALVKIPAHMVEDSIQSAPSTITFYGRTPEDDFVAEPNRFSFQNVGVVPSVVDLKSGETRPFAKQDSADVARLCDALDEIMVFERAGLPTDCPNESIQLHNFEAMLTNTSKHILGCAGSVEKFNCLVQMAAACCGGPEIFNERPCITMNLTVSSPLFILATCSDITIAAARQGVNVVGISMTMAGGTSPVTLAGTLVQSNAEILSLLVLNQLAKRGAPYTYSQTSVMMDLKTGLGALGAPETGLINAASAQLAQYYRLPCWVGGAGYNDSKIVDAQAILEGTMNAMFLALAGGNLIMGGGSINSILTFDYAKMVIDHEMFRYIRKMIEGIQINEETLALDVIDQVGPGGNFLTHDHTFNHMREMTPGGLFCRTGFEQWVGAGRQDMYERAKEKATELLSHHEPRALPEGAADRMQDIVALYEREKGIDA from the coding sequence ATGGCCAAATACGGAACAAAGTCAGGGTTTGATTCAATGACAACCAGCGGATTAAAATTGTTATCCAATGATGAGCTCGACACCCTGCACTATGCCACGCTGCAGGTACTCAAAAAAACGGGTATCAAAGTCGAAAGCCAACAGGCAACCGACTTATTTCAATCCGGTGGTGCTGAAGTGCAGCAAAGTGATGGGCATGCCCTGGTAAAAATTCCAGCCCACATGGTGGAGGACAGCATCCAGTCCGCTCCGAGCACCATCACATTTTATGGCCGTACGCCTGAAGATGATTTTGTAGCCGAACCCAACCGCTTCAGTTTCCAAAACGTTGGCGTGGTCCCCAGTGTCGTCGATCTGAAAAGCGGTGAAACGCGGCCGTTTGCAAAGCAGGATAGCGCCGATGTCGCCCGATTGTGCGATGCGCTGGATGAAATAATGGTTTTTGAGCGGGCGGGGTTGCCCACCGATTGTCCGAATGAAAGCATCCAACTGCATAATTTTGAAGCCATGCTGACCAACACCTCCAAGCATATTTTGGGCTGTGCCGGAAGTGTTGAAAAATTCAACTGTCTTGTTCAGATGGCAGCAGCATGTTGCGGTGGACCTGAGATTTTCAACGAGCGGCCCTGCATTACCATGAATCTAACGGTCAGCTCGCCGCTATTCATTCTAGCCACCTGCTCGGACATCACCATAGCCGCTGCCCGCCAGGGCGTTAATGTGGTCGGTATTTCCATGACGATGGCCGGCGGGACCTCGCCGGTGACGCTGGCCGGTACGCTGGTGCAATCCAATGCTGAAATTCTCAGCCTGCTGGTGCTCAACCAGCTGGCCAAAAGAGGGGCGCCTTATACATATTCTCAGACCAGCGTGATGATGGACCTTAAAACCGGCCTCGGCGCGCTGGGCGCCCCTGAAACCGGACTGATCAATGCGGCCAGCGCCCAGCTGGCCCAATACTATCGCTTGCCCTGTTGGGTCGGTGGTGCCGGCTACAACGATAGCAAGATCGTTGACGCCCAGGCGATTCTTGAAGGGACCATGAACGCTATGTTTTTAGCCCTTGCCGGTGGGAACCTTATTATGGGTGGCGGCAGCATCAACTCCATTCTCACCTTTGATTATGCCAAAATGGTGATCGACCATGAAATGTTCCGTTACATCCGCAAGATGATCGAAGGCATCCAGATCAACGAGGAGACGCTGGCCCTTGATGTGATCGATCAGGTGGGACCCGGCGGCAATTTTCTGACCCATGATCATACGTTCAATCACATGCGCGAAATGACGCCAGGTGGCCTTTTCTGTCGCACAGGATTTGAGCAGTGGGTCGGCGCAGGAAGGCAGGACATGTATGAACGCGCTAAAGAAAAGGCGACTGAACTGCTATCTCATCACGAGCCCAGGGCGCTGCCCGAGGGTGCAGCCGATCGCATGCAGGATATCGTGGCTCTTTATGAAAGAGAAAAAGGTATTGACGCTTAG
- a CDS encoding FAD-dependent oxidoreductase — protein sequence MNQKGSRKRRKHLIIGNSAAALNAVKAIRETDSASHITLVSAENHYAYSPVLLTYYVAQKIKRSALFLANEDFYKQNGVELILGNPAMQVDPQNQQVHLASDDILAYDRLLIATGSSAKPLGIPGEDLAGVFTLKTIDDADKLVKAAAKMKDIVIMGGGLIGLQAANALYREDRNIKIIIGSKQPLSRNVDPSCAENVCQGIRECGMSILFETQAVSIDKAKNKLAVTLSSGNHLEADAVIIGKGVSANVQLVAESEIEVNYGIIVDETMRTNVPSIFAAGDVAEGLNLITGQRQVIATWPNACSQGRTAGINMAGGLERNEGLSSNICGFLGSAVASVGITNPDNGDFEEVVCEDPIKMRYRKLVWNKKDELVGAVLMGAVADIGVITNLIRNRVKIPREKRDLMVRSPVRYGDWFSEKTGHFF from the coding sequence ATGAACCAGAAAGGCTCCCGTAAACGCCGAAAGCATTTAATCATCGGCAATAGTGCGGCAGCCTTGAATGCGGTTAAGGCCATCCGCGAAACCGATTCTGCCAGCCACATTACACTGGTTTCCGCCGAGAATCATTACGCCTACTCACCGGTTCTACTAACCTACTATGTTGCTCAAAAAATCAAGCGCTCAGCACTGTTTTTGGCAAATGAGGACTTTTATAAACAAAATGGCGTCGAGCTGATCCTGGGTAATCCGGCCATGCAAGTCGATCCGCAAAACCAGCAGGTGCACCTTGCCAGTGATGACATTCTGGCATACGACAGGCTACTGATTGCAACCGGATCTTCCGCCAAACCGCTGGGCATACCGGGTGAAGATTTAGCGGGCGTATTTACCTTAAAAACCATCGACGATGCCGATAAACTGGTCAAAGCCGCCGCTAAGATGAAGGACATTGTCATCATGGGAGGCGGCCTGATCGGCTTGCAGGCGGCCAATGCGCTATACCGGGAAGATCGCAACATTAAAATTATCATCGGCTCCAAACAGCCCCTTTCGCGCAACGTTGATCCATCCTGTGCGGAAAATGTCTGTCAGGGTATTCGGGAGTGCGGTATGTCCATTTTATTTGAAACCCAAGCCGTATCCATTGATAAAGCCAAAAATAAACTAGCCGTTACGCTAAGTTCAGGTAACCATCTCGAGGCTGATGCCGTTATTATCGGCAAAGGTGTCAGCGCCAACGTGCAGCTTGTTGCCGAAAGTGAAATTGAAGTCAATTACGGCATTATCGTGGATGAAACCATGCGCACCAATGTCCCCAGTATCTTTGCCGCCGGTGATGTCGCCGAGGGCCTCAATTTGATCACCGGCCAAAGACAGGTGATTGCCACCTGGCCCAACGCCTGTTCCCAGGGCCGCACCGCCGGCATCAACATGGCGGGCGGCCTGGAGCGTAACGAGGGCCTCAGCAGTAACATCTGTGGCTTTTTGGGAAGTGCCGTCGCATCGGTGGGCATCACCAATCCGGATAATGGCGACTTTGAAGAAGTGGTCTGCGAGGATCCAATCAAAATGCGGTATCGCAAACTGGTCTGGAACAAAAAAGACGAATTGGTCGGCGCCGTTTTAATGGGCGCGGTTGCCGATATCGGGGTGATCACAAACCTGATCCGAAATCGCGTTAAAATTCCCAGAGAAAAGCGGGATCTAATGGTTCGTTCGCCCGTCAGATATGGGGATTGGTTTTCAGAAAAAACCGGACACTTCTTTTAG
- a CDS encoding MoaD/ThiS family protein produces MISISVKIHHGFKKLLPAGIKTGESFNVSIEDNTAVGDLLRDNIKFSADIPKMILINGLHSKEQQTLKDGDKVSLFMPMAGG; encoded by the coding sequence ATGATCTCAATCAGCGTGAAAATCCACCACGGTTTTAAAAAATTATTACCGGCCGGCATCAAAACGGGTGAATCTTTTAACGTATCCATTGAGGACAATACGGCTGTGGGGGATTTGTTGCGGGATAATATCAAATTCTCAGCCGATATTCCGAAGATGATTTTGATCAATGGCCTGCACAGCAAAGAACAGCAAACCCTGAAAGATGGTGATAAAGTCAGTTTATTCATGCCGATGGCGGGGGGCTAA
- a CDS encoding 4Fe-4S dicluster domain-containing protein: MSKALIVNLDKCTGCRYCELACSFAHHREYNPAKSNIQVSIFTEDAFYVPMVCTQCNRPFCGEVCPTGAISADEVNGAYVVLVDPEKCVGCKMCTMACPFGAITYQSSGIVQKCDLCGGKPECVEFCVPNALEFKDVELTNVRKCRAYAKKIYHQKEED; this comes from the coding sequence ATGTCAAAGGCGCTGATCGTTAACCTGGATAAATGCACGGGCTGTAGATACTGTGAATTAGCCTGCTCGTTCGCACATCACCGGGAATACAATCCAGCCAAATCCAACATTCAGGTCAGTATCTTTACCGAAGACGCCTTCTATGTCCCCATGGTTTGTACCCAGTGCAACAGGCCCTTCTGTGGTGAAGTGTGTCCGACCGGTGCGATTTCTGCGGATGAAGTCAATGGGGCTTATGTGGTTTTGGTGGATCCGGAAAAGTGTGTCGGATGCAAGATGTGCACGATGGCCTGTCCTTTTGGTGCGATTACCTACCAGAGCTCAGGAATCGTGCAAAAATGCGATTTGTGCGGCGGCAAACCCGAGTGTGTCGAATTTTGCGTCCCCAATGCACTGGAATTTAAAGACGTTGAATTGACCAATGTTCGCAAATGCCGGGCATATGCCAAAAAAATCTACCATCAGAAGGAGGAAGACTAA
- a CDS encoding aldehyde ferredoxin oxidoreductase family protein: protein MDAWVGKILRVNLTKGAVSVEDLDQKSAHDYIGGRGLGIKYLYDEIDPKVDPLSPSNKLIMVTGPMTATGALAGGRYTAVTKSPLTGAIANSNSGGYFGAELKYAGYDMIILEGKAKTPVYLWIENDSIEICKAKHLWGLETQQTTEAILSETDAEAKVACIGPAGEKLVKFACIMNDTGRAAGRSGVGAVMGSKNLKAIAVRGTQGVTVADPEGFRAAVLDAIKEFYDPYMSEVLGQYGTSDVVEFSNEVGLLPTRNYQTGVFEGAAKIGGAVIAKYNLRGAAKTKGCFGCPLACGRVTRIPEGEFKGAGEGPEYETLGALGSACGVDNPEAVIQANYLCNRMGMDTISTGVTIACAMELFEKGYLTKKDVGGELAFGDGKTVVELVEKTARRKGFGDALAEGSYRLATKYGHPEMSMTAKKLEFPSYDPRGGQGFALAYATSNRGGCHIRNEVHCVEFFGISLMGIVKTGDNLDRFTTKGKPAVAKKVQDFYSMIDSSGICNFIVIGSPDAKVFINLMEKGTGMKFGGLKGFLKTGERIYNLERLFNLKAGLTAKDDTLPKRMLKEPMPEGPGKGQIVRLDKMLPEYYKLRGWSAKGVPSAKKLSELGIAT from the coding sequence ATGGACGCATGGGTGGGTAAGATTTTAAGAGTGAATTTAACCAAGGGCGCTGTATCGGTTGAGGATTTAGATCAGAAAAGTGCTCATGATTATATCGGCGGACGCGGCTTAGGGATCAAATACCTTTACGATGAGATCGACCCCAAGGTCGACCCGTTGAGCCCCAGCAACAAGCTCATCATGGTCACCGGCCCGATGACCGCAACGGGCGCCTTGGCGGGCGGTCGCTATACCGCCGTAACCAAATCACCTTTAACCGGAGCGATCGCAAACTCCAATTCAGGCGGGTACTTTGGGGCTGAATTGAAGTATGCGGGTTACGACATGATCATACTGGAAGGCAAGGCCAAAACGCCTGTTTATCTGTGGATCGAAAATGACAGCATCGAAATTTGCAAGGCCAAACATCTGTGGGGCCTGGAAACCCAGCAGACCACCGAAGCGATACTATCCGAAACGGATGCGGAAGCCAAGGTGGCCTGTATCGGGCCGGCGGGTGAGAAGCTGGTCAAATTTGCATGCATTATGAACGACACGGGTCGCGCTGCCGGACGATCGGGCGTCGGCGCGGTGATGGGATCAAAGAATCTTAAAGCCATAGCGGTCAGAGGCACCCAAGGCGTGACAGTTGCCGACCCTGAGGGATTCAGGGCCGCGGTGTTGGATGCCATCAAGGAATTTTACGACCCGTATATGTCCGAAGTTCTGGGGCAGTATGGCACTTCAGATGTGGTCGAGTTTTCAAATGAGGTCGGCCTGCTGCCCACGCGCAATTATCAGACCGGTGTATTTGAGGGGGCCGCTAAGATCGGCGGTGCAGTGATTGCCAAATACAATCTCAGAGGGGCCGCCAAAACCAAGGGCTGTTTTGGCTGCCCGCTGGCCTGTGGCCGGGTAACGCGTATTCCGGAAGGAGAGTTTAAAGGCGCGGGGGAAGGACCCGAATATGAAACATTGGGCGCTCTTGGCTCTGCTTGCGGAGTCGATAATCCTGAAGCCGTCATCCAGGCCAATTATCTTTGCAACCGCATGGGCATGGATACCATTTCCACCGGCGTCACGATTGCCTGTGCCATGGAACTTTTTGAAAAGGGCTATCTGACCAAAAAAGATGTCGGTGGTGAGCTGGCTTTTGGTGACGGCAAAACGGTGGTTGAACTGGTGGAAAAGACCGCCCGGCGTAAGGGATTTGGTGACGCGCTCGCCGAAGGGTCCTACCGGCTGGCGACAAAGTACGGCCATCCCGAGATGTCCATGACTGCCAAAAAACTTGAATTTCCCAGTTACGACCCTAGAGGCGGACAGGGTTTTGCCCTGGCCTATGCTACCTCAAACCGGGGTGGTTGTCATATCCGCAACGAAGTGCATTGTGTCGAATTTTTCGGCATCTCGCTGATGGGTATCGTCAAAACAGGGGATAATTTGGATCGTTTCACAACTAAAGGCAAGCCGGCGGTGGCCAAAAAGGTCCAGGATTTTTACAGCATGATCGATTCATCCGGAATCTGCAACTTTATCGTTATCGGTTCACCGGATGCCAAGGTCTTCATCAATCTGATGGAAAAAGGGACTGGCATGAAATTCGGCGGATTGAAGGGTTTTCTCAAAACCGGTGAACGCATCTATAATCTGGAAAGGCTGTTTAATCTCAAGGCCGGCCTGACAGCCAAAGATGACACCCTGCCCAAACGCATGCTCAAAGAACCGATGCCTGAAGGCCCCGGCAAAGGCCAGATAGTGCGCTTGGATAAAATGCTGCCGGAATATTACAAACTGCGAGGCTGGTCCGCTAAAGGAGTTCCCTCTGCCAAGAAGCTGTCAGAGCTCGGAATCGCTACTTAG
- a CDS encoding ABC transporter substrate-binding protein, which yields MKANRLFIIASLAVVVLFSVQVMAAEPIKVGAPNPLTGYYASDGNVMLNATEMAVADINARGGLLGRQLKVVSFDVEDMLPEKLISAAEVLVVKEKVDVVVTACNAMGPDVQAFGKYDVPYINNNASTVATGMVKDDPAQYWNVFQAGDNEPAYVSKTIETFMGFGYKLPNKKMAVVYSEYDWDKKIAAALKEQAKQYNLDLVIYEQTPAATNAWGPILTKIRAHDPALVFLSIYAPESIAAFADQYLQNPTNSLVDLGYAVSIPSFMEVAGKYADGFSGYAALAIPPEATPEGRALEARYKKMFKTDSMPISVVPCVYDGVMAWAAAVEKVGDVKDYKAVSATMKTNRHKGIGGVYDFNNPRQAARAGDDLLPVNLFQAEKGKLVLRNLGSKQISLYQLPPWLKETWPKAQ from the coding sequence ATGAAAGCAAATCGTCTTTTTATCATTGCGAGTTTAGCTGTTGTGGTTCTATTTAGCGTCCAGGTAATGGCGGCGGAGCCGATTAAAGTGGGCGCACCCAATCCGCTTACGGGTTATTATGCTTCTGACGGCAATGTGATGTTGAACGCTACAGAGATGGCCGTGGCCGATATTAACGCCCGGGGTGGGCTTTTGGGGCGACAACTCAAAGTGGTCTCGTTTGATGTTGAAGATATGTTGCCTGAAAAACTGATATCCGCTGCGGAAGTCCTGGTCGTAAAGGAAAAAGTTGATGTGGTTGTCACCGCCTGCAATGCCATGGGCCCGGATGTACAGGCCTTTGGCAAGTACGATGTCCCTTACATCAACAATAATGCTTCCACCGTTGCCACGGGTATGGTGAAAGATGATCCCGCTCAGTATTGGAATGTCTTTCAGGCCGGTGATAATGAGCCGGCTTATGTTTCAAAAACCATCGAAACCTTCATGGGGTTTGGTTACAAACTGCCTAACAAGAAGATGGCCGTGGTTTACAGTGAATACGATTGGGACAAAAAAATCGCGGCTGCTCTGAAAGAGCAGGCCAAACAATACAATCTAGACCTGGTCATATATGAACAAACGCCTGCAGCCACCAATGCCTGGGGACCCATTCTGACAAAAATTCGGGCCCATGACCCCGCGCTGGTATTTTTGAGCATTTACGCTCCTGAAAGCATTGCCGCTTTTGCAGATCAATACCTGCAAAACCCGACCAATTCTCTGGTGGACCTGGGTTATGCAGTCTCCATTCCCTCCTTTATGGAGGTCGCCGGCAAATATGCCGATGGGTTTAGCGGTTACGCGGCCCTGGCGATTCCACCTGAGGCGACGCCCGAAGGGCGCGCCCTTGAAGCCCGATACAAAAAAATGTTTAAAACCGATAGCATGCCAATCAGCGTTGTGCCCTGCGTGTATGACGGCGTAATGGCTTGGGCGGCGGCGGTTGAAAAGGTTGGCGATGTAAAAGATTACAAGGCCGTTTCCGCCACCATGAAGACCAACCGCCATAAAGGCATCGGCGGGGTATACGACTTCAACAACCCGCGCCAGGCGGCCAGAGCGGGGGATGATCTGCTACCGGTCAATCTATTTCAAGCCGAAAAAGGCAAACTCGTGCTGCGCAATCTGGGTAGCAAGCAAATATCGCTCTATCAGCTGCCGCCGTGGTTAAAAGAAACCTGGCCAAAGGCTCAGTAA